A single genomic interval of Candidatus Uhrbacteria bacterium harbors:
- the dnaK gene encoding molecular chaperone DnaK translates to MAKILGIDLGTTNSAMAIMEGGQPKILENKEGHRTTPSIIAIAKSGERIVGISAKRQAVTNPKNTLYSIKRLMGRRHDDTEVVHDKKIMPYEILERGEGVAVKMEGKEYTPEEISAMVLGKLKADAEERLGEKVSEAVITVPAYFDDAQRQATKVAGEIAGLKVLRIINEPTAAALAYGFDKKKGQKVCVYDLGGGTFDVSVLEVSEDTVEVKSTNGDTHLGGDDFDRRVIDWIIKEFQSQEGVDLGRDPLALQRIKDAAERAKIELSTTQETEINQPFITSGADGPKHLVLKLTRAKLEELVRDLAENTLGPVKKALEDAKMGTGDIEEVIMVGGMTRMPLVLKLVEEFFGKKPNISVNPDEVVALGAAVQAGVLQGEVKDVLLLDVTPLSFGIETLGGVMTKLIERNTTIPTSKSQVFSTAADNQTSVEIHVLQGEREMAEGNKSLGRFILSGIPTAPRGVPQVEVSFDIDANGILKVSAKDKATGKSQEITIQASTGLSKEEVERMKRDAEAHAADDHKRKELVEVRNLADTMIYTVEKMLKDAGDRVTAEQKKELEEKIEAVKKAKEGDDAPAIRKAADELATQSQAVGAKLYENVPKGEEAKSGETGEADNVKDAEFKEKKEE, encoded by the coding sequence ATGGCAAAAATTCTCGGCATCGATCTTGGGACAACAAATTCGGCCATGGCTATCATGGAAGGTGGCCAGCCGAAGATCTTAGAAAACAAAGAAGGTCATCGCACGACGCCCTCGATTATCGCTATTGCGAAAAGCGGCGAACGAATTGTCGGTATTTCTGCAAAACGCCAGGCGGTAACGAATCCGAAAAATACTTTGTACTCTATCAAACGCCTCATGGGACGCCGGCATGATGATACAGAGGTTGTGCATGATAAAAAGATCATGCCCTATGAAATTTTGGAACGCGGGGAAGGGGTCGCGGTAAAGATGGAAGGAAAGGAATACACTCCCGAAGAAATTTCTGCGATGGTGCTTGGGAAGTTGAAAGCAGATGCCGAGGAACGGCTAGGAGAAAAGGTTTCCGAGGCGGTGATTACGGTACCGGCGTATTTTGACGACGCCCAGCGCCAAGCGACAAAAGTTGCGGGCGAAATCGCGGGGCTCAAAGTGTTGCGCATCATCAACGAGCCCACGGCCGCCGCTCTTGCGTATGGGTTCGACAAGAAGAAGGGACAGAAAGTGTGTGTGTATGATCTCGGTGGCGGAACGTTCGATGTATCGGTTCTGGAGGTTTCCGAGGACACCGTGGAAGTGAAGTCGACAAACGGCGACACGCATTTAGGCGGTGACGATTTTGATCGCCGCGTGATTGATTGGATTATTAAAGAGTTTCAATCGCAGGAAGGAGTGGATTTGGGCCGTGACCCCCTTGCGCTTCAACGCATCAAGGATGCGGCCGAGCGTGCGAAAATTGAACTTTCCACGACGCAAGAGACCGAAATCAACCAGCCGTTTATTACGTCGGGTGCGGATGGTCCCAAGCACCTTGTGTTAAAACTCACGCGCGCGAAACTTGAAGAGCTTGTGCGAGACTTGGCGGAAAACACACTTGGGCCGGTCAAGAAGGCGCTCGAGGATGCGAAGATGGGCACGGGCGACATTGAGGAAGTGATTATGGTGGGGGGGATGACGCGTATGCCGCTTGTCTTGAAGCTTGTAGAAGAATTCTTCGGGAAGAAACCCAACATCAGTGTAAATCCGGACGAGGTCGTGGCGCTTGGCGCAGCGGTGCAAGCGGGAGTTCTGCAGGGCGAAGTGAAGGATGTCCTTCTGCTTGATGTGACCCCTCTCTCGTTTGGCATCGAAACGCTTGGGGGCGTCATGACCAAGTTGATCGAGCGCAACACAACAATTCCTACATCCAAGTCACAAGTGTTCTCAACAGCCGCTGATAATCAGACGTCGGTGGAGATTCATGTGCTGCAGGGGGAGCGAGAGATGGCGGAGGGGAATAAAAGCCTGGGACGGTTCATTTTGTCGGGGATCCCGACGGCTCCCCGCGGTGTGCCGCAGGTGGAGGTGTCGTTTGATATTGACGCAAACGGCATTCTGAAAGTTTCCGCGAAGGATAAAGCGACAGGGAAAAGCCAAGAGATTACCATTCAGGCATCGACGGGGTTGAGCAAAGAGGAAGTGGAGCGTATGAAGCGTGATGCCGAGGCGCATGCGGCGGATGATCACAAACGCAAGGAACTTGTGGAGGTGCGGAATCTTGCGGACACGATGATCTATACGGTAGAAAAGATGCTGAAGGACGCTGGGGACAGAGTTACGGCAGAACAGAAAAAAGAGTTGGAAGAAAAGATCGAGGCGGTGAAAAAAGCAAAAGAGGGAGATGATGCGCCGGCGATTCGCAAAGCGGCCGATGAACTCGCAACGCAATCCCAGGCCGTCGGCGCAAAGCTCTATGAAAATGTGCCAAAGGGAGAAGAGGCGAAAAGCGGGGAGACAGGGGAAGCGGACAATGTGAAGGACGCAGAATTCAAAGAGAAAAAAGAGGAGTAA
- the dnaJ gene encoding molecular chaperone DnaJ yields the protein MPKDYYNVLGVERSASAEDIKKAFRRLAHAHHPDKKTGDEAKFKEINEAYQVLSNPEKRRKYDQFGSAAFEQNSGGFGGAHGFGGRGGFGDFSFDLGDIFGDAFGMGGGRRGQAPRGADIQADVTLEFREAIFGVERDVALTKTISCERCGGTGAEPGSKMKTCSECKGEGIVSHIERTILGNIRTQRTCAACQGEGQAPERTCGMCRGSGLDRGRKTLSVKIPAGVDESDTIRVRGEGEAGPRGAKAGDLYLRIHVKPDHRFSRDGEHIRSETRLGFTQAALGAEVEVPTVDGGTVLMHVPAGTQSGMELRLRGKGVPQGSVRGDHFVTVRVVTPEKLTKDQRRLLEDLGLNE from the coding sequence ATGCCAAAAGATTACTACAACGTACTTGGCGTCGAGCGGAGCGCATCGGCGGAGGATATTAAAAAAGCCTTCCGTCGTTTGGCGCATGCGCATCACCCCGATAAAAAAACAGGAGACGAAGCAAAGTTCAAAGAAATCAACGAGGCGTATCAAGTACTTAGTAATCCGGAGAAGCGTCGAAAGTATGATCAATTTGGAAGTGCTGCCTTTGAACAAAACAGCGGTGGATTCGGCGGGGCGCACGGGTTTGGCGGCAGGGGAGGCTTTGGAGATTTCTCCTTTGATTTAGGAGATATTTTTGGGGACGCCTTTGGCATGGGGGGAGGGCGAAGGGGGCAGGCGCCGCGCGGAGCGGATATTCAAGCGGATGTAACGCTTGAGTTTCGCGAAGCCATCTTTGGGGTAGAGAGAGATGTTGCATTGACGAAAACTATTTCCTGCGAACGGTGCGGGGGAACGGGCGCAGAGCCAGGATCAAAGATGAAGACTTGTTCGGAGTGTAAGGGGGAAGGAATCGTCTCGCATATTGAGCGCACTATTCTTGGGAACATTCGCACGCAAAGAACGTGCGCCGCATGCCAGGGGGAGGGACAGGCGCCGGAACGGACGTGCGGCATGTGCAGGGGGAGCGGGCTTGACCGCGGGCGTAAGACGTTGAGCGTGAAAATCCCCGCCGGTGTAGATGAGAGCGACACCATCCGTGTGCGCGGCGAAGGAGAGGCGGGTCCGCGCGGAGCGAAGGCAGGCGATCTCTATCTACGCATACATGTAAAACCAGATCACCGCTTTTCTCGTGACGGAGAACATATTCGAAGCGAAACGCGTCTCGGATTTACGCAAGCCGCTCTTGGCGCAGAAGTGGAAGTGCCGACGGTGGATGGCGGCACTGTGCTTATGCATGTCCCCGCGGGAACACAAAGCGGTATGGAGCTTCGTCTACGCGGCAAAGGAGTTCCGCAAGGCAGTGTGCGTGGCGACCACTTTGTGACCGTGCGGGTTGTGACGCCAGAGAAACTCACAAAAGACCAAAGACGACTGCTCGAAGATCTCGGCCTGAACGAATAA
- a CDS encoding nucleotide exchange factor GrpE, with translation MNDNPLPNESLSPEKMAEEYLAGWKRALADYDNLKKDLKREREEARVFLLEELTHDLLRVLDHFDQALAHTPPFDSCAEDVQKKLRAWKDGLVHIHTAFEEAIKRWGLESIAPAPGDPFNPEVHEPVDGEGGSVANLQSRGWKLNGKVLRPAKVTLT, from the coding sequence ATGAACGATAATCCTTTACCAAACGAATCCCTTTCCCCCGAGAAGATGGCAGAGGAGTATCTTGCGGGGTGGAAACGCGCTCTTGCCGATTACGATAATCTGAAAAAAGATTTGAAGCGGGAGCGTGAGGAAGCACGCGTTTTCCTGCTTGAAGAACTAACACACGACCTCTTGCGCGTCTTAGACCATTTCGATCAGGCTCTTGCGCACACGCCACCGTTTGATTCTTGTGCCGAAGATGTCCAGAAAAAACTTCGAGCATGGAAGGACGGTCTCGTCCACATCCACACAGCGTTCGAAGAGGCCATCAAACGCTGGGGACTTGAAAGCATCGCCCCCGCGCCGGGCGACCCCTTTAATCCGGAGGTTCACGAACCCGTGGACGGCGAAGGGGGATCTGTCGCAAACCTTCAGTCACGCGGGTGGAAGTTGAACGGAAAAGTTCTTCGACCGGCAAAAGTAACTCTTACATAA